Proteins from a single region of Planctomycetia bacterium:
- the fliP gene encoding flagellar type III secretion system pore protein FliP (The bacterial flagellar biogenesis protein FliP forms a type III secretion system (T3SS)-type pore required for flagellar assembly.), with protein MLVAICFGIALAGVSLYTVSAFAQESSNSPAKLAVPTELLGGPQQWTSPEGLTSALQVMFLMTVVSLAPALLMMTTCFIRVLVVLGLLRQALGTQQLPPNQVLTSLALFITLAVMTPVWTQTYEQAIVPYTNHQINVEQAFERGVGPIRRFMSLQIERCGNSDDVWLFLRYTSVDKQPETYDEVPLSALLPAFMLSELKTAFLIGFQIYLPFLIIDMVVSSVLIAMGMMMLPPVLISLPFKLLLFVMIDGWHLIVGMLMDSFQAFT; from the coding sequence CTGCTCGTGGCGATTTGCTTCGGCATCGCTTTAGCCGGCGTTTCGCTATACACGGTCTCGGCTTTCGCGCAAGAGTCGTCGAACAGTCCGGCGAAGCTGGCCGTGCCGACGGAGCTGCTCGGTGGTCCGCAACAATGGACCAGTCCCGAGGGGCTGACGTCGGCGTTGCAGGTGATGTTTCTGATGACGGTCGTAAGCTTGGCTCCGGCCTTGCTCATGATGACGACCTGCTTCATCCGCGTCCTCGTCGTGCTCGGGCTCTTGCGCCAAGCGCTCGGCACGCAGCAACTTCCGCCGAACCAAGTCCTCACGTCCCTCGCGCTGTTCATCACGCTCGCGGTGATGACGCCGGTATGGACGCAGACGTATGAGCAAGCGATCGTGCCGTATACGAACCATCAGATCAACGTCGAGCAAGCGTTCGAGCGGGGCGTCGGGCCGATCCGTCGGTTCATGAGTTTGCAGATCGAGCGCTGCGGCAACAGCGACGACGTTTGGCTCTTCCTCCGCTATACCTCGGTCGATAAGCAACCGGAGACGTACGACGAGGTACCCCTTTCGGCGTTGCTGCCGGCCTTCATGCTCAGCGAATTGAAGACGGCGTTCCTGATCGGCTTTCAGATTTACTTGCCGTTTCTCATCATCGACATGGTCGTCTCCAGCGTGCTCATCGCGATGGGCATGATGATGTTGCCGCCCGTGTTGATTTCGTTGCCGTTCAAGTTGTTGCTGTTTGTGATGATCGACGGCTGGCATCTGATCGTCGGTATGTTGATGGACAGCTTTCAAGCGTTTACGTGA
- the fliQ gene encoding flagellar biosynthesis protein FliQ → MDVQDAVDLGRNAVILTLVLSAPALAVGMIVGLVVGLLQALTQVQEQTVAFVPKLIAMFLVVGLTMPWLLTQLSDYWIGLISAIPENL, encoded by the coding sequence ATGGATGTTCAAGACGCCGTCGACTTGGGACGCAACGCCGTCATCCTGACGTTGGTGCTCTCGGCCCCTGCGCTGGCCGTGGGGATGATCGTCGGGCTCGTCGTCGGCTTGCTGCAAGCCTTGACGCAAGTGCAAGAACAGACCGTCGCGTTCGTGCCGAAGTTAATCGCGATGTTCCTCGTCGTCGGCCTCACGATGCCCTGGCTCCTCACGCAACTCTCCGACTACTGGATCGGCCTCATCTCGGCGATCCCGGAAAACCTGTAG
- a CDS encoding flagellar biosynthetic protein FliR — MPSFASAYVILLMLVLVRTSSIMLFAPVFGTSEVPPTIRALLALAISMLIVPVQSVARVPLPTSIVDLTLMLAAETLIGLTLGLGVMILFSAFQLTGQMIGQLSGMSLGDVYNPSFNDSMPLLSNFLYLTTLAVYMLIGGHRMLMAGLLNTFQAIPPGMAVMPAGAERLLVNLFTESFELGVRAAAPATVALLLATVVLGLVSRSLPQLNILALGFGFNALVTFSVLTITIGGACWLLQERLEPTIDVLLETLLPVASPSPSASPSPS; from the coding sequence ATGCCTTCCTTCGCTTCCGCTTACGTGATTCTGCTGATGCTCGTGCTTGTGCGCACTTCGAGCATCATGCTGTTTGCGCCGGTGTTCGGTACGAGCGAAGTTCCGCCGACGATCCGCGCCCTGCTGGCCCTGGCGATCTCGATGCTGATCGTGCCGGTGCAGTCCGTGGCTCGGGTTCCGCTCCCGACGTCGATCGTCGATCTCACGCTGATGCTCGCGGCCGAGACGCTTATCGGCCTGACGCTCGGCCTGGGAGTGATGATTCTTTTTTCGGCGTTCCAACTCACCGGTCAGATGATCGGGCAGCTCAGCGGCATGTCGCTCGGCGACGTTTACAACCCGAGCTTCAACGATTCGATGCCGCTGTTGTCGAACTTCTTGTACCTCACCACGCTCGCGGTCTACATGCTGATCGGCGGCCATCGGATGCTCATGGCCGGCTTGTTGAATACCTTTCAAGCAATCCCGCCCGGCATGGCCGTGATGCCGGCCGGAGCCGAGCGGTTGCTGGTGAATCTCTTCACCGAAAGTTTCGAGCTCGGCGTGCGCGCGGCCGCTCCGGCGACCGTTGCGCTGCTGCTGGCGACCGTCGTGCTCGGGCTCGTCAGCCGGAGCTTGCCGCAGTTGAACATCCTCGCGCTCGGCTTCGGCTTCAATGCCTTGGTAACGTTCAGCGTCCTCACGATCACGATCGGCGGCGCGTGCTGGTTGCTGCAAGAGCGGCTCGAGCCGACGATCGACGTGCTGCTGGAAACGCTGTTGCCGGTCGCTTCGCCGAGCCCCTCTGCTTCGCCGAGCCCTTCTTAG
- a CDS encoding EscU/YscU/HrcU family type III secretion system export apparatus switch protein: protein MADDDSEKSHDATDHRRDEARQQGEIARSQDLAAAVVLVVALGLLYSWWMTIVDFLGGFASLQLGGEAWLSADIDFVGTQMREVLMSLGKVLVPLFGLLLLAAVGANLLQFGFLWLPEKLMPDFGRLNPLSAFGRIFAMANLVKLMFGLFKIGLVVGVAYHELADQIVPILGLTALSLPQIATYLVSILFWTTFKIAAALALLAIFDFGFQWWKHEKDLKMSTQELRDEMKNMQGDPQIASRRRQVQRQLVQNRLKTAVPKADVVVTNPTELAIALQYDPEKMAAPIVLAKGAGVLAQRIRQIALENGIPIVEKKPLAQALYKEVDVGHPIPGGLYSAVAEIMAYVYQLKGKTMPQRPAA from the coding sequence ATGGCCGACGACGACTCCGAAAAGTCACACGACGCCACCGACCACCGGCGCGACGAAGCGCGGCAGCAAGGTGAGATTGCGCGCAGCCAAGACTTAGCCGCGGCGGTCGTGTTGGTCGTCGCGCTCGGCTTGCTCTATTCATGGTGGATGACGATCGTCGACTTTCTCGGCGGCTTCGCCTCGCTGCAACTCGGCGGCGAGGCTTGGCTCAGCGCCGATATCGACTTCGTCGGCACGCAGATGCGCGAAGTTCTCATGAGCTTGGGCAAGGTGCTCGTCCCTTTGTTCGGGCTGTTGTTGCTCGCCGCCGTCGGGGCCAATCTCTTACAGTTCGGGTTCTTGTGGTTGCCCGAGAAATTGATGCCCGACTTCGGCCGGCTCAACCCGCTGTCGGCGTTCGGGCGCATCTTCGCGATGGCGAACCTCGTGAAGCTGATGTTCGGCCTGTTCAAGATCGGGCTCGTCGTCGGCGTGGCCTATCATGAGTTGGCCGATCAGATCGTGCCGATTCTCGGACTCACGGCCTTGAGCTTGCCGCAGATCGCGACGTATCTCGTCTCGATCTTATTCTGGACGACCTTCAAGATCGCCGCCGCGCTCGCGCTGTTGGCGATCTTCGACTTCGGCTTTCAATGGTGGAAGCACGAAAAAGATTTGAAGATGTCGACGCAAGAGCTGCGCGACGAAATGAAGAACATGCAGGGCGATCCGCAGATCGCGTCGCGGCGTCGGCAAGTGCAGCGGCAGCTGGTGCAGAACCGCTTGAAGACGGCCGTGCCGAAGGCCGACGTCGTGGTGACGAATCCGACGGAGCTCGCCATCGCGCTGCAATACGATCCGGAGAAGATGGCCGCGCCGATCGTACTGGCGAAAGGGGCCGGCGTGCTTGCGCAGCGCATTCGTCAGATCGCCTTGGAAAACGGCATCCCGATCGTCGAGAAGAAGCCGCTCGCGCAGGCGCTCTATAAAGAGGTCGACGTCGGGCATCCGATCCCCGGCGGGCTCTATTCCGCGGTCGCCGAGATCATGGCCTACGTCTATCAGCTGAAGGGGAAGACGATGCCCCAACGGCCGGCGGCGTAA
- a CDS encoding glucose 1-dehydrogenase, producing MNDALFDVSGQVVLVSGGTRGIGRSIAEGFCARGATVVVTGRDGTVAEQAAVEIAASESVAQNAGRCFGIGCDVADAAQMQPLVDRILAEHGRIDTLVNVAGVNRRKRSETVTEEDFDFIMGTNFRGAFFLSQVVGRHMLERRRGSQINIVSLNNHGPLPWVLPYAASKAALGHMTRVLAMEWGPRGIRVNAIAPGFILTDLSKKLWSNPMMQEWNTENTPLRRLGKPDDMIGTAIFLASEASAFMTGQIVFVDGGFSSGIMWPIEKAL from the coding sequence ATGAATGATGCGCTCTTCGATGTGTCCGGCCAGGTGGTGTTGGTTTCCGGAGGAACTCGCGGCATCGGCCGGAGTATCGCCGAAGGGTTCTGTGCGCGCGGGGCGACCGTCGTCGTGACCGGTCGCGACGGCACAGTCGCCGAGCAAGCAGCCGTCGAGATCGCGGCATCGGAGTCGGTCGCGCAGAACGCAGGCCGGTGCTTCGGCATCGGCTGCGACGTGGCCGATGCGGCGCAGATGCAGCCCCTCGTCGATCGGATCTTAGCCGAGCATGGCCGAATCGACACGTTGGTGAACGTCGCAGGAGTGAACCGCCGGAAGCGCTCGGAAACCGTCACCGAAGAAGACTTCGACTTCATCATGGGAACGAACTTCCGAGGCGCTTTCTTCCTGTCGCAAGTCGTCGGGCGGCACATGCTCGAGCGGCGCAGAGGGAGTCAGATCAACATCGTCTCGCTCAACAACCATGGGCCGTTGCCGTGGGTCTTGCCCTATGCGGCGAGCAAGGCGGCGCTCGGACACATGACGCGCGTCCTAGCGATGGAGTGGGGGCCGCGCGGCATTCGGGTAAACGCCATTGCGCCGGGCTTCATCCTCACCGACTTGTCGAAGAAGCTCTGGTCGAACCCAATGATGCAGGAGTGGAACACCGAGAACACGCCGCTCCGCCGGCTCGGCAAGCCCGACGATATGATCGGCACGGCGATCTTCTTGGCGTCGGAAGCTTCGGCCTTCATGACGGGCCAGATCGTCTTCGTCGACGGCGGCTTCTCCAGCGGGATCATGTGGCCGATCGAGAAGGCGCTGTGA
- a CDS encoding GNAT family N-acetyltransferase: protein MNEQKPAETPRPAPRAAKTTAGPKENAGENSADSPYIWPLGVAAAPQDVVRIGPAGAGDHAGIHQLLSAVFHAPSKDDFASSLEDPLYEPCDRLVVKRGMQVLGHAHLAQRVVRFGNEALPATALHRLGVLPECRGRDYGRRLLEQADAAMAADGSVLGMLSTRIPHYFRRSDWVVCMRHSHAQVGARDLLAQLSVRGFAPHGIDEEITIRPWRHVELPSLVRLYQERTAKAYGPYERTEAYWRWLVNRYADHVFVALAGPKRFDFDFDDGSIVGYVVQRDDSILELVASDKHCGVQERLLARACGDAIERDHHVVRLHLAPDEPLWSAVETAGGMLHRTEACDGEVTMVKLFDQPEFLRRLLPTLHERLREALSPATATAEAEPARSEELARATELGITVGDMRLCLMISRRSVKLISGSSTKTWIRLSSADFTRLLLGHLDIDEAAASARLKASSQRALRLASALFPRLPLWHPPLDDLLV, encoded by the coding sequence TTGAATGAGCAAAAACCTGCGGAAACGCCCCGTCCGGCCCCTCGCGCCGCGAAGACGACTGCCGGCCCGAAGGAGAACGCCGGAGAGAATTCCGCGGATTCTCCTTACATCTGGCCGCTCGGTGTCGCCGCCGCGCCGCAAGACGTCGTGCGCATCGGACCGGCCGGCGCCGGAGACCATGCCGGAATCCATCAGCTGCTCTCGGCCGTGTTCCATGCACCGTCGAAAGACGATTTCGCTTCGTCGCTCGAAGACCCGCTGTATGAACCGTGCGATCGGCTCGTCGTGAAGCGCGGGATGCAGGTTCTCGGCCATGCGCACTTGGCGCAGCGCGTCGTTCGCTTCGGCAACGAAGCGCTCCCGGCGACGGCGCTGCACCGTCTCGGCGTGTTGCCCGAATGCCGCGGTCGCGATTACGGCCGGCGATTGCTGGAGCAAGCCGATGCCGCGATGGCCGCCGACGGCTCGGTGCTCGGAATGCTTTCGACCCGCATACCGCATTATTTTCGTCGGAGCGATTGGGTCGTCTGCATGCGGCATAGCCATGCGCAAGTCGGCGCGCGCGACCTGTTGGCCCAGCTTTCCGTGCGCGGCTTCGCGCCGCACGGCATCGACGAAGAGATCACGATCCGCCCGTGGCGGCATGTCGAGCTGCCGTCGCTCGTGCGACTCTATCAAGAGCGCACCGCCAAGGCTTACGGACCTTACGAGCGAACCGAAGCCTACTGGCGCTGGCTCGTCAATCGCTATGCCGACCATGTGTTCGTCGCGCTCGCCGGGCCGAAGCGCTTCGACTTCGATTTCGACGACGGCTCGATCGTCGGCTACGTCGTCCAGCGCGACGACTCGATCTTAGAGCTCGTCGCTTCGGACAAACATTGCGGTGTTCAAGAGCGCCTGCTGGCGCGAGCCTGCGGCGATGCGATCGAGCGCGACCATCATGTCGTGCGGCTGCATCTGGCTCCCGACGAACCGTTGTGGAGCGCCGTCGAAACGGCCGGCGGCATGCTGCACCGGACGGAAGCCTGCGACGGCGAAGTGACGATGGTCAAGCTCTTCGATCAACCGGAATTCCTCCGCCGACTTTTGCCGACGCTACACGAGCGTCTCCGCGAAGCCCTTTCCCCCGCAACAGCGACGGCCGAAGCGGAACCGGCACGCAGCGAAGAATTGGCCCGCGCCACCGAGCTCGGCATCACGGTCGGCGACATGCGACTTTGCCTGATGATTTCGCGCCGGAGCGTGAAGCTCATCTCCGGCAGCTCGACGAAGACCTGGATTCGCCTCAGCTCCGCTGACTTCACGCGTCTGCTGCTCGGACACCTCGACATCGACGAAGCCGCGGCCTCGGCCCGACTCAAAGCCTCGTCGCAACGGGCCCTGCGCCTCGCCTCGGCACTGTTTCCAAGACTCCCGCTCTGGCACCCGCCGCTGGATGATTTGCTCGTTTGA
- a CDS encoding glycosyltransferase family 2 protein — MTRFLTALPVYNEVKHVRAVVDEVRRHSREVLLVDDGSTDGTSELLDSAEFRSLAGVHVERHPKNRGYGAALRTAFDYARREGYEIVVTIDCDGQHQPQRIPMFVEACAGYDIVSGSRYLQDFEGDNEAPAERKRINQQLTAELNRRLNLNLTDAFCGFKAYRVEALDKLQVNEAGYAMPLELWVQAAHAKLRIRELPVPRIYLDENRSFGGSLDNGWTRLEYYHLVLDRSFARIGLGSCEGELWTGTLRQREGCAG; from the coding sequence ATGACTCGATTTCTGACGGCCTTACCGGTCTACAACGAAGTGAAGCATGTCCGCGCGGTCGTCGATGAGGTGCGCCGCCATAGTCGCGAGGTCCTGCTCGTCGACGACGGCTCGACCGACGGCACTTCGGAACTGCTCGACTCCGCCGAGTTCCGCTCGTTGGCGGGGGTCCATGTCGAGCGGCATCCGAAGAACCGCGGCTACGGAGCCGCGCTCCGCACGGCGTTCGACTACGCGCGCCGCGAAGGCTACGAAATCGTCGTCACGATCGATTGCGACGGCCAGCACCAGCCGCAACGCATTCCGATGTTCGTCGAAGCCTGCGCGGGCTACGACATCGTTTCCGGCAGTCGCTACTTGCAAGACTTCGAGGGAGACAACGAAGCGCCGGCCGAGCGGAAGCGCATCAATCAACAACTCACCGCCGAGCTCAATCGCCGCTTGAACCTCAACCTCACCGATGCCTTCTGCGGCTTCAAAGCTTATCGGGTCGAAGCACTCGACAAGCTCCAAGTGAACGAAGCCGGCTATGCGATGCCGCTCGAGCTGTGGGTGCAGGCCGCGCATGCGAAGCTCCGGATCCGCGAGCTGCCGGTGCCGCGCATCTATCTCGACGAGAATCGTTCGTTCGGCGGTTCGCTCGACAACGGCTGGACGCGGCTCGAATACTACCACTTGGTTCTCGATCGAAGCTTCGCCCGCATCGGGCTCGGGAGCTGCGAAGGGGAACTCTGGACCGGCACGCTCCGACAGCGCGAGGGTTGTGCGGGATGA
- a CDS encoding Na+ dependent nucleoside transporter domain protein, giving the protein MEPSAEPAKEVVGVAPQFAPTPRWWRFGIVAGVVVLGVAAYALRGTIGPRGQGACGVACFIGIVAACSANLRAVRYRTIACGFALQVALALVVLKWDLGYRAFAAVGGAIKQFLDFTGVGAKFVFGKLADPDAMAGAFGPDGAFVFAFTALPAIIFISSFFTVLYYFGILQFFVRLMARAMMYLMDTSGAETLSAVANVFMGQTEAPLIVKPYVVRMTRSELLALMVGGMATISGGMMAVYIRMGADEVAILATSVMAAPCGLYLAKLMLPETELPETHGRAKIRSEKLHANAIDAAAAGASDGLHMALNVGAMIIAFLAFIALIDALLAGIKPGLISCGLAADSLTWWPDRFSLAYLFSHLFAPAAFLMGAEPKDVPLLADLLGTKLVSNEMIAFMKLTAGGADGYRDVISPRGYVLATYALTGFANLASLGILLGGVGAMAPSRRGDLAALGGRALLCGFLATLINAAVAGVLMD; this is encoded by the coding sequence TTGGAACCTTCGGCCGAGCCCGCGAAAGAAGTCGTCGGCGTTGCTCCGCAATTCGCCCCCACGCCGCGCTGGTGGCGGTTCGGCATCGTCGCCGGGGTCGTCGTGCTCGGAGTCGCGGCGTATGCGCTGCGCGGCACGATCGGCCCGCGCGGACAAGGGGCTTGCGGCGTCGCGTGCTTCATCGGCATCGTCGCAGCCTGCTCGGCCAACCTGCGCGCCGTGCGCTACCGCACCATCGCTTGCGGCTTCGCGCTCCAAGTCGCGCTAGCCCTAGTCGTGCTGAAGTGGGACCTCGGCTATCGCGCGTTCGCAGCGGTCGGCGGCGCGATCAAGCAGTTCCTCGACTTCACCGGCGTCGGTGCGAAGTTCGTCTTCGGCAAGCTCGCCGATCCCGACGCGATGGCCGGCGCGTTCGGCCCCGACGGCGCCTTCGTCTTCGCGTTCACGGCGCTCCCGGCGATCATCTTCATCTCGTCGTTCTTCACGGTCCTCTATTATTTCGGCATCTTGCAGTTCTTCGTTCGGCTGATGGCTCGCGCGATGATGTATCTGATGGATACCAGCGGCGCAGAAACCCTCTCGGCCGTGGCGAACGTCTTCATGGGTCAAACCGAAGCCCCGCTGATCGTGAAGCCGTACGTCGTGCGCATGACCCGCTCGGAGTTGTTGGCGCTGATGGTCGGCGGCATGGCGACCATCTCCGGCGGCATGATGGCGGTCTATATCCGCATGGGGGCCGACGAAGTCGCGATCCTCGCGACGAGCGTCATGGCCGCGCCGTGCGGCTTGTATCTGGCGAAGCTGATGCTGCCTGAAACCGAACTCCCCGAGACGCACGGCCGGGCGAAGATCCGCTCCGAGAAACTACACGCCAATGCCATCGATGCCGCAGCGGCCGGCGCGAGCGACGGTCTGCATATGGCGCTCAACGTCGGCGCGATGATCATCGCGTTCCTCGCGTTCATCGCCTTGATCGATGCCCTGCTTGCCGGCATCAAGCCGGGCCTCATCTCCTGCGGCCTCGCTGCCGATTCGCTCACGTGGTGGCCCGACCGCTTCTCCCTCGCATATCTATTCTCGCATCTCTTCGCCCCGGCCGCGTTCCTCATGGGAGCCGAGCCGAAAGACGTGCCGCTGCTTGCCGACTTGCTCGGCACCAAGCTCGTAAGCAACGAGATGATCGCGTTCATGAAGCTCACGGCCGGCGGCGCAGACGGCTATCGCGACGTGATCTCGCCGCGCGGCTACGTCTTGGCGACCTATGCGCTCACCGGCTTCGCCAACCTCGCCTCGCTCGGCATCTTGCTCGGCGGTGTCGGGGCGATGGCCCCTTCGCGCCGCGGCGACCTCGCGGCTCTCGGCGGACGGGCCCTACTCTGCGGGTTTCTCGCCACGCTCATCAATGCCGCCGTCGCCGGCGTGTTGATGGATTAA
- the sthA gene encoding Si-specific NAD(P)(+) transhydrogenase: MNEQKFDLIVIGTGPGGEGAAMQACKQGKNVAVIEKAVKLGGNCTHKGTIPSKALRFAIYRMTETNQNSLYREAGVTASFSFAQLRRSAAAVITKQVDMRKTFYERNRVPVTVGTARFIDPFTIEALQDDGGRNVMKAEAFVIASGSRPYRPPGVDFTHPRIFDSDTILDLKDTPQSITIYGAGVIGCEYTSMFRNLGCKVNLVNTRQKLLEFLDDEIIDALSYHMRDRGVLLRHGEEYDKIEGCDDGVVLHLKSGKQLKTEVFLWANGRSGNIEELGLDKVGIMPNSRGQIEVNEFFQTKVPHVYAVGDVIGFPSLASAAYSQGRSAATHFCDGMLDHMPTKFIPAGIYTSPEISSLGLTERELTEAKVPYEVGHSQFKSLARAQITGQTAGMLKLLFHRETLEILGIHCFGQNAAEIIHIGQAIMSQPGQGNTLLYFINTTFNYPTMAEAYRVAALNGYNRLF; encoded by the coding sequence ATGAACGAGCAAAAATTCGACCTGATCGTGATCGGAACCGGGCCCGGCGGCGAAGGAGCGGCGATGCAAGCTTGCAAGCAAGGCAAGAACGTCGCCGTGATCGAGAAGGCCGTGAAGCTCGGCGGCAACTGCACGCATAAGGGGACCATCCCCAGCAAGGCCCTGCGGTTCGCCATCTACCGGATGACCGAAACGAATCAGAACTCGCTCTATCGCGAAGCCGGCGTGACGGCGAGCTTCAGCTTCGCGCAGCTTCGTCGTTCGGCGGCGGCGGTCATTACGAAGCAAGTCGATATGCGGAAGACGTTCTACGAACGGAATCGCGTGCCCGTAACGGTCGGCACCGCGCGCTTCATCGATCCGTTTACGATCGAAGCCTTGCAAGACGACGGCGGCCGCAACGTGATGAAGGCCGAGGCGTTCGTCATCGCGAGCGGCTCGCGCCCCTACAGGCCGCCGGGGGTCGACTTCACTCACCCCCGCATCTTCGACAGCGACACGATTCTCGATCTGAAAGACACGCCGCAATCGATCACGATCTACGGCGCCGGCGTGATCGGCTGCGAATACACCTCGATGTTTCGCAACCTCGGCTGCAAGGTCAACCTCGTCAACACGCGCCAGAAGCTCTTGGAGTTTCTCGACGACGAGATCATCGACGCCCTCTCATACCACATGCGCGATCGGGGCGTGCTCTTGCGCCACGGCGAAGAATACGACAAGATCGAAGGTTGCGACGACGGCGTCGTCCTGCATCTTAAGAGCGGCAAGCAACTCAAGACCGAAGTCTTCCTTTGGGCCAACGGCCGCTCCGGCAACATCGAAGAGCTCGGGCTCGATAAAGTCGGCATCATGCCCAACAGCCGCGGACAGATCGAGGTCAACGAATTCTTTCAAACCAAGGTGCCGCACGTCTACGCCGTCGGGGATGTGATCGGCTTCCCCTCGCTCGCCAGCGCCGCCTATAGTCAAGGCCGCTCGGCCGCGACCCACTTCTGCGACGGCATGCTCGACCACATGCCGACGAAGTTCATCCCGGCCGGCATCTACACCAGCCCTGAAATCAGCTCGCTCGGCCTCACCGAACGGGAACTCACGGAAGCGAAGGTCCCATACGAAGTCGGGCACTCGCAGTTCAAGAGCTTGGCTCGCGCTCAGATCACCGGCCAAACGGCGGGCATGCTCAAGCTGTTGTTCCATCGGGAAACTCTCGAGATTCTCGGCATCCACTGCTTCGGCCAAAACGCCGCCGAGATTATTCACATCGGCCAAGCGATCATGTCGCAGCCCGGGCAAGGGAACACCCTGCTCTACTTCATCAACACCACGTTCAACTATCCGACGATGGCCGAAGCCTATCGCGTAGCGGCGCTGAACGGCTACAACCGACTCTTCTAA
- a CDS encoding antibiotic biosynthesis monooxygenase encodes MPHVLIIHEVADYAAWKKIFDGAATIRREAGERRYQVLKDHADPNRIVHFSEWTSIADAKRFFESPQLVRIRAEAGVKSPEFNYLDELESGML; translated from the coding sequence ATGCCGCACGTTTTGATCATCCACGAAGTCGCCGATTACGCTGCGTGGAAGAAAATTTTCGACGGCGCGGCGACGATCCGCCGAGAGGCCGGCGAACGGCGCTATCAAGTGCTGAAGGACCACGCCGACCCGAATCGGATCGTGCACTTCTCCGAGTGGACGTCGATCGCAGATGCAAAACGCTTCTTCGAATCGCCGCAGCTCGTCCGCATTCGCGCAGAAGCCGGCGTGAAGTCGCCGGAGTTCAACTACTTGGACGAACTGGAATCGGGGATGCTGTAA
- a CDS encoding SMI1/KNR4 family protein — MRYNVTLDDVFRELRDRNEPVPLPMRLPTASEVDDVERRLAVKFPSDFRRYLLEASDVVCGPLEPVTITCPDSHTDLFSVIDDAWESYGVPRSLLPICENNADFYCINPANEVVFWSHNGWSSEKWPSLAHWIRDVWLDSN; from the coding sequence ATGAGGTACAACGTGACGCTCGATGATGTTTTTCGTGAATTACGAGACCGCAACGAGCCCGTGCCTTTACCAATGCGCTTGCCTACCGCCTCCGAGGTGGATGACGTTGAACGTCGACTCGCCGTAAAGTTTCCATCCGATTTTCGCCGCTATCTGCTTGAAGCCAGCGATGTGGTGTGCGGCCCACTTGAGCCCGTGACCATTACTTGTCCTGACTCACATACCGACTTGTTTAGTGTCATCGATGACGCCTGGGAGAGTTACGGCGTCCCTCGCAGCTTACTACCGATTTGCGAAAACAATGCAGACTTCTACTGCATCAATCCTGCGAATGAAGTTGTGTTCTGGTCACACAATGGCTGGTCGTCTGAAAAGTGGCCGAGCTTGGCGCACTGGATTCGAGATGTTTGGCTAGATTCAAACTGA
- a CDS encoding TlpA family protein disulfide reductase: MRVWMLAAALLVLGCDAPPGKVAAAGGSGGSNASAGSGSSAQKAAPAPSASAAPVAAAADVKLVLKNFDEVQALIASKKGKLVIVDAWSTYCEPCMKEFPGLVGLHKKYGPEKLACISLCTNYSGLGKPEEELEGPLEFLKKQGATFDNILSTDEDEKLYKKLKIASVPCIFVYDREGKLLKTFNNEVTYAVVEAFVAPLLK; encoded by the coding sequence ATGCGCGTTTGGATGTTGGCAGCGGCGCTGTTGGTGCTCGGGTGCGATGCCCCGCCGGGGAAAGTCGCGGCGGCGGGGGGCTCCGGGGGCTCGAATGCCTCGGCCGGTTCCGGGAGCTCGGCGCAGAAAGCCGCTCCGGCTCCGTCGGCGAGCGCGGCACCCGTTGCTGCAGCGGCCGACGTTAAGCTCGTGCTCAAGAACTTCGACGAGGTTCAGGCCTTGATCGCGTCGAAGAAAGGAAAGCTCGTGATCGTCGATGCGTGGAGCACGTATTGCGAGCCGTGCATGAAGGAGTTCCCCGGCCTCGTGGGCCTGCACAAGAAATACGGACCGGAAAAGCTCGCCTGCATCTCGCTCTGCACGAACTACTCGGGCCTCGGCAAGCCGGAAGAAGAGCTTGAAGGGCCGCTCGAGTTCTTGAAGAAGCAAGGAGCGACGTTCGACAACATCCTCTCGACCGATGAAGACGAAAAACTCTACAAGAAACTCAAGATCGCCTCGGTCCCCTGCATCTTCGTCTACGATCGCGAAGGGAAGCTGCTGAAGACGTTCAACAACGAGGTGACGTACGCGGTGGTGGAAGCGTTCGTGGCGCCGTTGTTGAAGTAA